In Oryza sativa Japonica Group chromosome 1, ASM3414082v1, the genomic stretch TGGACAATGCAGCGGCGAGCGAGGCCATTGGCAACGATGCTCTTGGCCGCCTGCCTTGCAATGTAGGCTCCGCTCCGGTCAACCTTGGTCGGGTCCTTGCCGGAGAACGCGCCACCACCGTGTGCTCCCCAGCCACCGTAGGTGTCGATGATGATCTTGCGCCCGGTGAGACCTGCATCTCCATGAGGTCCACCGATGACGAAGCGACCTGACGGGTTGAGATGGAAGATGGTCTTCTCATCAAGGTACTGCTCTGGGATGACAGGCTTGATGACATGCTCCTTCAGGTCAGCCGCGATTTCGTCGTTGGTCACGGTCTCATCGTGCTGGGTGGAGATGAGCACGGTGTGGACGCGGAGAGGGACCATGGCGCCATTGTCGTTCTGGTACTCCACTGTCACTTGCGTCTTCCCATCAGGCCTCAGCCATGCGCATGCCCCGTTCTTGCGGACCTCGGTGAGACGGGCACCGAGCTTGGTAGCAAGAACATGGCTGAGTGGCATCAATTCAGGGGTCTCATCGGTTGCATATCCAAACATATGCCCCTGGTCACCGGCACCAATCTCCTCTGGGCGCTTGGTGAAGTGCCCATGGACACCCTGTGCGATGTCAGGGGATTGCTGCTCAATGTTGACAAGCACCTTACAGTGTTCAGCATCAAGGCCTACATCATTGGACACAAAGCCGATGCCGCGGCAAGTATCCCTGACGATCTTCTCATAGTCAACATTGGCCTTGGTAGTGATCTCACCAAACACCATGACCATGTTGGTCTTGGTGCAGGTCTCACAGGCAACCTTGCTTTCAGGGTCTTCAGCAAGGCACGCATCAAGCACCGCATCGGATATCTGGTCGCAGAGCTTGTCAGGGTGTCCCTCATTGACGGACTCGGAAGTGAAGAGGAAGGTGTCAACCTCAGCCATCTCCTTCGACCTGCACAAAGCAGCACATGGTTTGCATATCTCAGAACTTAAATTTGCATCAAGCAAAATTGTTCAGATCCCATAAGTTCAACTTAAGAAAAGAACATCCCAAATGATTCCAACTACACAACCTTAAAATACAGCTGAAAACTTCGTTTTAACAAGTAGTAATGAGTTTCTTAAATTCTACTAATAAGTAATAACAGTTGGTAATCTAGTGAATTGCTCATTAGTGTCAGGTAGCAGCAATGGAAGTATATATTTCCATGACATAGACAGTGCCCAAGTGGGAAGTAGGCAACTGGGCATCAGACAAATCCTGCTGAAGTCCTGGACTTGGCCTGAAAAACATGAGTCCATGTCGGGCAAGATGCCGATTGCCAAAGGTTCCAGGAACAAAAGAATGACCACCGCACTCAACCCCCAACTGTTGCAACATGCGAACTCAGCATCCCCACATCGCAAAAGCATATAGATCGACACGCAGCAGCTTTGTTCTTAACAGGAGTACAGCACAAGattcgaagaaaaaaaattcgatTCGCTAAATTATTCGCACCAAAAGCTACAGTTGAGCTGTTACTGACCCAGTTCAGAGAATTTTTACTATTCCTGATGATGTACTGCCacatttttccttaaaaaaaaagaaatttgtgTTCCAGCATCTTATGTCACCTCCATACTAGAGAGAAAAATACCACAAATTAACACTAACTAAAAATATGACACACCTCCTCAAGCGACAGTTTTCGTAAAATCACTCCCCCCAATTAATTGTTGCAAACCGCATACTCACCTAGCTACCACACTTATCTAGGACGGGGAAAATAAACGCTAATCCTTCCCCCTTAGTTCATAGTAAGATCGATAGCAACAAGAACGGCCGCAGGGCACGCGCGCAACCCAAGAACTTTGCAGATAAtaataacaattaaaaaaaacattaaaaaaaactccaaTCTAAATCTACCGGAGCTGAACTACTACTATAGCTGGATCTATCGATCTAACCGAAGAAGCAAAGAGGAACAAACCGAGAGGCAGGAGTCCGCGCGCGCGGGTtgcagcggccgcggcggcgcgggacggtTTGAACGGAGAGCTTTGAGGTGGCGGAGGAGTGAGGAGAGATCCGGCCCGGTTTGTTCGCCGCAGGGTCGTCGGCGGCTTCTCTCCCCTTTATATAGGAGGGAGGCAGAGGCAGCGCGGGTGCTAGTACTTGCACCTAAGGTGGGTGGCTGGGCCGTAGGATGGGATCCAACGGCGGAAGACGGCCGGAGTTGGGACCCACGCACCGGTTTACGCGCGCTAGGAATGGGACGCGTGGAATCGGAGTCGCACGCCGCACACTCTCTCGAATAATTAAGCCCTTGATTAGTTTccaagttttttttctcaaaataccaattttttcatcatatcaaaactttcctacacacacaaactttcaactttttcgtcacatcgtttcaatttcaaccaaattttcaattttagtgtaaactaaacatatagtatTTGCTACTCTTACCAGTGACACTTAAGAATTTATCACTGTACCTATATATATCATAGACACAttagggtccacatgtcagtgacaaatACTTAGTTAGAACATCTTGAAAATGACAAAACCCCCCACTCTATCGCCTTCAAGGCATCATCGAGCTATGCTCTTCAACTCCATCCTCTCCTAccttcgttttaaaatatataattttttaaaataaaatatatattattattataaatttggatagttattatatattttgaaacgaataAGGTattaaaaaagaggaaaaaaggacGCGGTGCTCTGCTTGCTGACCAGACCAACCAATCCCAGTGGCTTGCCGAACGGTATGGGCACGGGCCGCTCCATCCTCCATGCAATTGCAACTTGCAAGCAGTCCAACCTCAATAAATTTTgagtttcaaaaaagaaaaaaaaactcaatataGTTTGGCAGCTCTCCTCCATAGGAAGGCATATGGATCTGACCTGAATTTCTCTCTCTGCATTTTGGTTGGTTAGGTATGGTCAAGGATACTAAATTAAGCTTTCTGCTTTCGTGTAGGTATCAGTCACGAATTTAAGTCCTTGCCTCCTTGGTTCGTACCGCTGCGAAATTGTTGAGGCTTGTGTCTCGTTGGTTGTTGCACAAATGAGCGAGTGGCCGCTCAGCTAGTCAGCTGGTTAAAAAATTATTGACGGTGGAGTCTACTTCCCTTTACTTTAGACTTAGGTACTCTTCAGTTTAGTTGGGCTGTGGCTGCACAGTCACAGTGCTGTAGCACTGGAAGCAGAATTTTGCTTGCTGAGTACTTTAGCTGCAGCTTTTGCAGCTATAGGTAGTTGTTCCAAATGCAGTTTTAATGTAGGTGTtcactaattattctttcagtgcaACATACTAATCCGACAGCGAAGCATAGTAACATCGTCGATATAAAGATACATGTTGTTTCAGCCTTATGGAGACGCGCGTGCGTTTATACTATGTTTCCAAGATAAAAGAATAAAGAAATAAATCCACGGTTTTGACTTGGTGTATCATGCTTATCCCTTTGGATAAGACTTCCTCGCCAATTACACTAAACCGATAATTAGTTTCTAGTGATCGGAAAATCTTGTCCATGAGAGAGTATTTCCACGTTCATATATCTAAGCATTATCACTTTTGTATGTCTGTGATGGTCATAATGGAAAACCAGAGGATTCAGGATTAGGCCACGTCAAGTCGGATCGGGCTAACTTATGGCTTTCAAGAGTGGCCTTTCCTGTCCCAGCTCGTTTTCTTCCGAGGATTTTTGTTGTCGTATAAATTCGAATGTAAAAAGCCCACGGGCCATTCGGCCCAGTCATAACAATCGTACGAGAAGCTAGCTAGACCACCAAAAATGACTTCAGTTTTCCTTAATCACATGGATATAATTTGCTTAATAAGCATTTAAGATATATCCAACAACACAGATGGAAAATCCAGCACTATCCTTTTTAGGTTGGCTAGATGACATCGACAGAGACAAATGACCATCACTTCTCGAAGATGTTGTTTTGGAGTGTACCTGCATTTCTAGCCTTCtcttcatgattttttttttgaaggaacTCTTCATGATTGTAATAGAGCAAAATGCCGCAAGAACATGATGTCTaggttttcttttatctttcttTTGCTTTTTCGTTGTTGGTTGTGTACATCGTCCTCGATGCCAAGCCTGGATGGTTTTATTGAGTACTGaaatattccattatctaagaaAAACAACATAGATGGTGTATATCTAAATGGTACTAAGATGATATATATTCCGTGCCTTGCTAACGAATTTATGCCAAGCAAAtaaataacttaaaaaaatgcCTACACTACAGCCTGTGAGAATAACTAGTAACCAATATCAGCTAATGaattatatatagaaattgAGCATAATGTTAGAATTACTGATGGAAGTGTTAAGTTGGTGTACACAGCCAAAAAAAATACACGAGTTCTTGGGCTCTAAACCTCAATACTGAGGAGAACACATAAACACAAAAGGAAGAGCTAGAAAACTAAGTTTCATTCTCCATTGACGAATTTTTCTTGTCCGTCGTAGCACGAGAGGGGAGAAGCGGAATTTGTCCACGTTGCACGTTGCTACACCATCCCTACCACAACGGATCTCTTGACGCCGTGGCGCAATCCGAATGCCCCTAGTGCGTCGCGAACCCACTAAACTGCGCCACCACCATTCTCCGCAAACTAAACGTTGTCGTCACCGGTGGCGGAGCGAGGAGAAGAGAGGCTTGGCCCCTGCTACTGTCCAACACCGCCCGAACCGGTCACTGCATGTCGTCACCACCATGTCCACCAGCTGATCACTGACGCAGGGCGGAGGTCTAGCCTCAGCAGTTGCCCATCACCAGTAGTCTTGTTCGTCGTCCGTCGTCACTACCAAACCATGCGCTCGATGCCACTATTGGTCACCGCCAAGACACATCACCTCCGCCTCGTACTCCTGTGCCACCGAACTAGCGAAAGCAAGCGAACCGTGCCACCACCAGGCTTGCAAGTAGATCAACCCACCGTCCTCGTTGTCGGTACTGCTAGCTTGGCTGATCTAGCCATCGGGCGTCGCTCCTCACACTACTTGCGAGCACCCTCCAGCCACTAGGCAACGTCGCACCACCAGCTTTTGGCCGGTTATTGCAAGGAAAAATAAGATCTGGATTTAGAtcttgaggaaaaaaaaaaagaaggaagaaggaggAAGGTAAAATAGGGTGAAGGACGGGAAATGACTAGGGTTGAGGGGATGTGGGCGAGAAGAGGTGCCACCCTGGTAATCTAACTAAGTTATACATCGCACAAAGTTCTCTTTTTTAGGGGcaaatccttttttttcattgtattTCAAGGATGTTGATTAGGTCCTATTTGGCAAATctcaagatcaaaattttttaagCACATTTATCATCATATCTCCAATTATCCATGAATATAAAATTAGAATTaaattaattgataatttttTGATGAATTATGTTGTTCCTATTTCTTTAAATATATAGATTTTAGACTACTGTAATTTAATTTACAAACTTCAGTTGCATTGATATGGGATTTGTAATTATGCCAAACAAGACCTGAAAGTATAgagctatatatatgtttccCGTTaattactttttctttttcaaaatacAATGCAGATGCTCATATATACGGGCGAGCACTCACCCCTACGAAGGTAGTCACACATCCTACATATAAGCACTCCGATGATTATGTCGGTATATCCTAAAATTAATAGAGTCAACACTGACAACTTGCTATCGACGGGTATATATGTTTCTTATCACTTAAAGACTAACTAGCCGTCAATATGAGTACCTGTGCGCTAAATTTGGGATTTAATCCGTGTGAGCAGATTCGATCCACCACAAACGACATTATACCAGCTGAGTTAATCGGTGCTAATTACTTTTGTATCTGCCGGGTAGACCGCCGGTAGACCGCCGATTTGTGTATTCGCTGTGTTTAAATGTACGTCTACTGAAGATGAATCTGCACCTAGCTGTCAGCAAATTATTTTATTGTGCAAAATAAAATAGTGTAATGCGATTGCACGCAAGATAGAATATATACTAATCTTCATCTGAATTAAACAGAGAATGGTGTATATAACAAAACGCATCCATGCATGTATCGAGCGACTTAACAGACGATCAGTACTAGTACTGTACCGACCAAGACCAAGTCAAGCAAACTTTTGCAGGCTAGCtgcaggggaaaaaaagaaaagctagcCTGCATGCCTGCAGTGAACAGCCAACGCCCAGTGTACTGAACGAATCCATATATGGCATTGGCATGCAGTTATGTGTTTAATTCAGAGCTAATTGAGAAGAGCCATTGGGAGATGCCCTAACAAGAAGAAACACTTGTAAGttgtaaaaacatatatatt encodes the following:
- the LOC4325163 gene encoding S-adenosylmethionine synthase 3, coding for MAEVDTFLFTSESVNEGHPDKLCDQISDAVLDACLAEDPESKVACETCTKTNMVMVFGEITTKANVDYEKIVRDTCRGIGFVSNDVGLDAEHCKVLVNIEQQSPDIAQGVHGHFTKRPEEIGAGDQGHMFGYATDETPELMPLSHVLATKLGARLTEVRKNGACAWLRPDGKTQVTVEYQNDNGAMVPLRVHTVLISTQHDETVTNDEIAADLKEHVIKPVIPEQYLDEKTIFHLNPSGRFVIGGPHGDAGLTGRKIIIDTYGGWGAHGGGAFSGKDPTKVDRSGAYIARQAAKSIVANGLARRCIVQVSYAIGVPEPLSVFVDTYGTGKIPDREILRIVTENFDFRPGMIIINLDLMRGGNGRYLKTAAYGHFGREDPDFTWEVVKPLKWEEPSA